Proteins from a single region of Juglans microcarpa x Juglans regia isolate MS1-56 chromosome 5S, Jm3101_v1.0, whole genome shotgun sequence:
- the LOC121268511 gene encoding RNA-binding protein 3 — MWASATTVSFPWPCYANSARPTSRTSLTNFTNRNSLKLRASLLEYPLASRIMVRNLPYSADERSLQKEFSNFGQIAEVKLVKNEATNRSKGYAFIQYTCQEDAMLALENMDDKNFDGRVIYVELAKPVGGTFGRSPITSGPPKVRRLQEQNEVPDCWY, encoded by the exons ATGTGGGCGAGTGCGACGACGGTCTCTTTCCCATGGCCATGTTACGCAAACTCCGCACGTCCTACAAGCCGGACTTCTCTAACGAATTTCACTAACCGCAACTCTTTGAAGCTCAGAGCATCTCTTCTTGAATATCCCCTCGCAAGCAGAATCATGGTTAGAA ATTTGCCATATTCAGCGGACGAAAGGAGTTTGCAAAAGGAGTTTTCTAATTTCGGTCAGATAGCTGAAG TGAAGCTGGTTAAGAATGAAGCCACGAACAGGTCAAAAGGGTATGCATTTATTCAGTATACTTGCCAGGAAGATGCCATGCTAGCCCTAGAAAATATGGATGACAAG AACTTTGATGGCAGGGTCATTTATGTGGAGCTGGCAAAGCCTGTGGGTGGCACCTTTGGACGATCCCCAATAACCTCTGGACCACCAAAGGTGCGGCGGTTGCAGGAACAAAATGAGGTGCCAGATTGCTGGTATTAA